In a single window of the Candidatus Binatia bacterium genome:
- a CDS encoding sulfate adenylyltransferase has translation MPDLVPVHGGLDAPISRIVPLSRRTQFLAEASQLPRVEVSRADLSTVYRIADGTLSPLSGPMDEETWHSVLDHDAIDFGFRRYAWTAPISFPVTDAEARQLRVGHSAAVVYEGQIVAIVRVSSVFAWDKPKHLARFYGTTRTDHPGGHMLMDDPRSTLIGGELWALPQAVDPEYAEFVMSPRQARTLIAERRWERALAFQTRNPLHRAHEYALVAGVERLTREGAFAGVVLNPLIGELKGDDVPARVRMRCYRTLHERQLLGQGDKDEALWGGRGYDLTEVFELMGLDIKMLYGGPKEAVMHAIYRQNLGFTDIVIGRKHADAPFDDGAAIWGDFDAQEIFGNLRGDLRIQPCKIGFAAYFETVGRVDLMEAHPQEKPVTISGSKIREILTKGERPDNRILRPEIADILIGYYRETAAKA, from the coding sequence ATGCCAGATCTCGTTCCGGTCCACGGCGGCCTTGATGCCCCGATTTCCCGTATCGTACCGCTTTCGCGTCGGACGCAGTTCCTCGCCGAAGCGTCGCAGCTTCCCAGGGTCGAGGTCAGTCGCGCCGATCTCTCGACCGTTTACCGTATTGCCGACGGCACATTGTCCCCGCTGTCGGGTCCGATGGACGAAGAAACCTGGCACAGCGTCCTCGATCACGACGCTATCGACTTCGGCTTCCGCCGCTATGCGTGGACAGCGCCGATATCCTTTCCGGTCACCGACGCCGAAGCGCGCCAACTGCGTGTGGGTCATTCTGCGGCTGTGGTGTACGAAGGCCAGATCGTCGCCATCGTTCGCGTCTCCAGCGTGTTTGCGTGGGACAAGCCCAAGCATCTGGCCCGGTTCTACGGCACCACGCGCACCGATCATCCGGGTGGTCACATGTTGATGGACGATCCGCGCAGCACGCTGATCGGCGGGGAACTGTGGGCGCTGCCGCAGGCGGTGGACCCAGAGTATGCCGAGTTCGTCATGTCGCCGCGGCAGGCCCGGACCCTGATTGCCGAACGCCGTTGGGAACGCGCGCTGGCTTTTCAAACCCGCAATCCTCTGCACCGCGCACACGAATACGCGCTGGTTGCCGGGGTCGAACGGCTGACGCGAGAAGGCGCGTTTGCGGGGGTGGTGCTCAATCCCCTGATCGGCGAACTCAAGGGCGACGACGTTCCCGCGCGCGTGCGGATGCGCTGTTATCGCACCCTTCACGAGCGTCAGCTACTGGGTCAGGGCGACAAGGACGAAGCTCTCTGGGGCGGACGAGGATACGACCTCACCGAGGTCTTCGAGCTCATGGGCCTCGACATCAAGATGCTTTACGGCGGTCCGAAGGAAGCGGTGATGCACGCCATCTACCGTCAGAACCTCGGCTTCACCGATATCGTCATCGGGCGCAAGCATGCGGACGCGCCTTTCGACGACGGCGCGGCGATCTGGGGTGACTTCGATGCGCAGGAGATCTTCGGCAATTTGCGGGGCGATCTGCGCATCCAGCCCTGCAAGATCGGCTTTGCTGCCTACTTCGAGACCGTCGGCCGCGTCGATCTGATGGAGGCGCACCCGCAGGAGAAACCCGTCACGATCTCGGGATCGAAGATTCGCGAAATTTTGACGAAAGGCGAGCGCCCGGACAACCGTATCCTCCGGCCCGAGATTGCGGACATCCTGATCGGCTACTACCGGGAAACCGCAGCGAAGGCTTGA